From the genome of Vicinamibacteria bacterium:
GAGGGCGAAGCGGTCCGGGCAATGACCGACGAGATCGCCAATCTCCGGATCGGATGGCTCTACGCATTGGAGCTCCTCAGGATTCCCGAGATCGGCTCGTACCTGGAAACCCTCTGGTACTTCTACGAATTCCGGAGCTGGTACTCGGAAGGCTGCGAGGCCGTACGACTTGCGAGAGACCGCTTGGGAGGCTTGTGTCACGCGGGAAAGGCGCTCGATGCGCAGTGGCGATTCGTACTGGGCCGGAGCCTCTTCCAGGAAGGCTGGTTCTCTTTCCGTCTCGGGCATTACCAGGAGAGCAAAAAACTTGCCTCAGATGGACTGATCCATCTCCAAGCATTACCAGAAGCCAAACGAGACTTGGAGTTCACTCTCAACTTGCTTGGCCTGGTCGACTGGCATCTCGGTGACTTTCGAGAGGCTCGACGGTCTCTCGAGCGAAGCCTGAGCCTCAACGCGGAGACGGGCCATCCCATTACGGGATCAGTGGCTCTCCGCCTTCTCGGTATCGTGGCCCAAGTCACCGGTGAATACGTTGAGGCGAAGTCGCGACATTTGGAATCCATGGCGATCTGTCAAAAGATTGACGAACTTCGCGGTGTGGCCAACAGTTTGATGTGCCTCGGCTGGCTCGCGTGGGAATTAGAAGAACTGGACGAAGCTGAAAGACTGCTCCGAAGTAGCCTGGAGATGGGCCAGAAGCTGCAAGACCGCTTCAACACAGCTCTGGTGCTCGTATTCCTCGGGCTCGTCGCCCAATCTCGGGGTGAGCCCGGAAAGGCGCAACGGCAGTATCGTGCGGCGGTTGCCATCACCACTGAGATTGGAGAGCGCTTTGGCCAAGCGCTTTCCTTGATTCATCTGGCTGGCGTGGAGAGCTCGACCGCCAAGGAACACCTCGTGAAAGGCCTCGAACTGGCCATGGAGCTCCAAGCGGGACCGTTGATTTCGCTCGGGCTAACGAAAGCTGCCCGGCTTCTGGCGGCCGGCAAACAAGCCGAGGAGCACCGGATGGCCATCACGTTGTCGTGTCTTGCCCAACACCACCCGGCGAGCTGGAAGAAAACGAAAGATGACGCGAAGGCGATCCTCTCTCGATTGCAGGATCAGTTGCCTGCGAGTATCGAGGACAACGTCGGGAACGGAGTTCCTGATATCAGCGCCGCGGCCGAGACCTGGTTACGGACGGTGAAGTACGACGTGACCCCGCAGCGTCGTTCGATGGAAACTCGACCCTGAGTCACTCGCTGGATCGGCGCTATTTTGCGTGAAGCGCCGCCTCGAGGGCGGCGAGGCCATCACGGTCGTCGAATCCGGCGTAGAAGTTATAGTCCCGGCCCCCGCGGACCGAGATCCGGACACGCCGCCTCTCGACGTCGAAGGAGACACGCGCGATTTCCGCAAAGTCGACCGTGAAGGCGTCCTTGTGGACGGTGTCGTAGCGGAGCCCATCTGGACCGGCAACGAGCCGGCCGGTACAGTTTCCAAAAACATGGTCGTGGACAACCTCGACGCTTTGTCCCGGCGCCGGCACGATCGGAGGTGCTTCGGGCGACGGAGTCCATAGCTCGGAGCGCTGCCGCTCAGGCCGGCTCGGGCTTCGGAAGGGCGCGAGTACGGATGCGAGAAACGACCGATGAAGGGGACAACGATCGACCGGCTCACTACCGGACACGAAGTATTCCAAGTAGGTTGGGGCTCGTTGGTCTCCTTCGGCATCGTCACCAATGGATCGGCGACAGGATTCAGTTGCGACCAAGAGCGACGAGGCACAGATTTCGACTCGGACGACGTCCGGTGGCGGCTCGATCCACCGGTTCGAGCTCTGTGGCTCGACGATCTCGCTCATGAATCTCGCCCACACCGGCGCCGCCAAATCGGATCCAAACCCTCGCGGGGCGATGGTCTGGGGATCGTCGAATCCGATCCAAACGCCCGCCGAAAGCTCGGGCGTGAAACCGATGAACCACGCATCCTTGACGTCATCGGTGGTTCCAGTCTTGCCCGCGGCCGGAGCCCGGAAGCCTTCCCGCCGGACCGTCCAGCCGGTCCCGGCATCGAGCACCCCTCGTAGGAGGCTGGCCATCACAAAGGCCGTCGAGGGCTTGACGGCACGAGGCTTCAACCGAGCGCCGGACGAAGTAGCGTCGAACAGGACGCGGCCTTCGCCATCGGTTACCCGCCTGATGTAAATCGGTTGGGGTACGGTCCCACCGTTGGCAAACGCAGCATACGCTGCCGTCAGCGCCTCGAGGGTCACCGAGCCGGATCCGAGAGCCACGGACGGCACCCGCGGCTGCGGGCCCAGGCCGAACCGGGCGGCGTAGTCAACGGTGCGATCGATGCCCGTCAGCCGGATGAGACGGACGGCCGCGCGGTTGCTGGACATTTGCAGCGCCGCCCGCACCGTGAGAGCGGAGACCTCATCATGGCCGTCGGCAGGCAACCACTCTCCCTCGTCCGAGGGGACCGGATGGTCTAGGTCATCCAGGATCGTGATCGGTGTGATGCCCTGGTCAACGGCTGCCGCGTACAGGATTGGCTTGAAGGCGGATCCCGGCTGACGCTCGGCCTGGGTCGCCCGGTTGAAGGAGCTATCGGCAAAGTCCCGCCCACCGATGAGAGCGCGCACCTCGCCCGAACGGGGATCCACCGCGATGAGCGCCCCCTGTAGATAGACGGGCGCGCCCGCGGAAATCTCCGGCGCACCGTCGGTCTCTCTTCGGGGGTGACGATAGCTACGACGCGCTTCGATCTCTCGGATACCGTCCTCGAGCGTCGCCTCGGCCGCGCGCTGCATTGCCGGATCGATCGTCGAGTAGACGCGCAGCCCGTCCTCGTAGACGCCATCCCATCCAAACAGGTCGATGAGGTGCTGCCGGAGCTCTTCCTTGAAATAGCTCCCGTAAGCTTCCGTCGTCTCCAGACTGTTGTCCGAGGACAGAGGCTCGAGGCGCGCCGCCTGATAGGCCCGCTCGTCGATGACGTTCGTTTCCTTCATGACCGAGAGCACGACATTACGGCGGGCGATGGCACGTTCGGGAAATCTCTTGGGCGAGTACCGCTCCGGAGCCTGAATCAGCCCGGCGAGCAGCGCGGCATCGCTCACGCTGAGATCAGAAGCGGTCTTTCCGAGATAGCCACGGGCCGCCGTTTCCGCACCATAGAACCCCGAGCCGAAGTAGATCTTGTTGAGATAGAGCTCGAGAATCTCCCTCTTCTCGTAGACCTGCTCGATCCACAAGGCCGTCAGGATCTCGGCGAGCTTCCGGCGAATGGTTCTCTCGCTCGACAGCAGACCCTTTCGTGCCAGTTGCTGGGTGATCGTGCTACCGCCTTCCACGATGCGACCGGCGCTCAAGTTCGCTACGGTGGCGCCAGCAACACGCACTAGGTCGATGCCACCATGCTGATAGAAACGGCGGTCTTCGATGGCGAGCACGGCGTCGATCAGGTGAGGCGACATCCGTTCGATGGGCACTCGGATCCGTTGCTCGCGAAAAATCGTAAACGCCGGTCGGTCGAAGGCGTCGTACACGAGCGTGGCCTCAGACATTTGGTCGAGCGATGACAGCGCGCGCGGGTCGGGGAGTCGGGCGGCGACGTCGATGGCGAGACCGAGACCCAACAGCATCAGAGCGACGAGGACCACAATACCCGCGAGGACCGGCGGTCGTCGCGAGAGAGCCGGAAAACCTTTTTTCAGCGAAGACCGGGCGGACCTGAGCCATGCGCCCACACTCGTGCGCACGGAGCTCGGAAGAGCGTAGAGCTGAACGTGACGCGGGTCTCGGACGCCGTCCGGCCGCTGACTCATCGCGGCCTCACCCGGAAGTCCAGCCTACACCCGTGAACGGCTAGCCGGCTCCCGTCATCCGTCCCAAACGTCACTAACGGCACTCCGTACTCGTGATACCCTCTGCCGGCGCGCCGTCGTCACCTCGACTGGTTGCCAGTTTAGCGCGTTTGCAATGAAGTCCAAGACCACGCGGCCGGCTCGAATCGGTCCTTTCACCCATATCCATCACGAGCCTGGCGCCTGGAGCGTCCATGTGATGCGTGCTGGGGTGCTGTACTCGGACTACTTCTCCAACGCGGTTTATGGGGGGTGGCGGAAGTCGCTCCTCGCGGCCAGGCGCTTCCGAGACGGGCTCTTGACGCGAATTCCACCCGATACCCGCGTGAGGCGCCGCGTCCCGAAGGGCGCACGAAGCGAGACCGGCATCCCGGGAGTGACTCTGGAGCGGTATCGAGTCGACGGCCGCGAGTACGAACGGTTCGTCGCAAGCTGGCA
Proteins encoded in this window:
- a CDS encoding tetratricopeptide repeat protein; translated protein: EGEAVRAMTDEIANLRIGWLYALELLRIPEIGSYLETLWYFYEFRSWYSEGCEAVRLARDRLGGLCHAGKALDAQWRFVLGRSLFQEGWFSFRLGHYQESKKLASDGLIHLQALPEAKRDLEFTLNLLGLVDWHLGDFREARRSLERSLSLNAETGHPITGSVALRLLGIVAQVTGEYVEAKSRHLESMAICQKIDELRGVANSLMCLGWLAWELEELDEAERLLRSSLEMGQKLQDRFNTALVLVFLGLVAQSRGEPGKAQRQYRAAVAITTEIGERFGQALSLIHLAGVESSTAKEHLVKGLELAMELQAGPLISLGLTKAARLLAAGKQAEEHRMAITLSCLAQHHPASWKKTKDDAKAILSRLQDQLPASIEDNVGNGVPDISAAAETWLRTVKYDVTPQRRSMETRP
- a CDS encoding PBP1A family penicillin-binding protein, which gives rise to MSQRPDGVRDPRHVQLYALPSSVRTSVGAWLRSARSSLKKGFPALSRRPPVLAGIVVLVALMLLGLGLAIDVAARLPDPRALSSLDQMSEATLVYDAFDRPAFTIFREQRIRVPIERMSPHLIDAVLAIEDRRFYQHGGIDLVRVAGATVANLSAGRIVEGGSTITQQLARKGLLSSERTIRRKLAEILTALWIEQVYEKREILELYLNKIYFGSGFYGAETAARGYLGKTASDLSVSDAALLAGLIQAPERYSPKRFPERAIARRNVVLSVMKETNVIDERAYQAARLEPLSSDNSLETTEAYGSYFKEELRQHLIDLFGWDGVYEDGLRVYSTIDPAMQRAAEATLEDGIREIEARRSYRHPRRETDGAPEISAGAPVYLQGALIAVDPRSGEVRALIGGRDFADSSFNRATQAERQPGSAFKPILYAAAVDQGITPITILDDLDHPVPSDEGEWLPADGHDEVSALTVRAALQMSSNRAAVRLIRLTGIDRTVDYAARFGLGPQPRVPSVALGSGSVTLEALTAAYAAFANGGTVPQPIYIRRVTDGEGRVLFDATSSGARLKPRAVKPSTAFVMASLLRGVLDAGTGWTVRREGFRAPAAGKTGTTDDVKDAWFIGFTPELSAGVWIGFDDPQTIAPRGFGSDLAAPVWARFMSEIVEPQSSNRWIEPPPDVVRVEICASSLLVATESCRRSIGDDAEGDQRAPTYLEYFVSGSEPVDRCPLHRSFLASVLAPFRSPSRPERQRSELWTPSPEAPPIVPAPGQSVEVVHDHVFGNCTGRLVAGPDGLRYDTVHKDAFTVDFAEIARVSFDVERRRVRISVRGGRDYNFYAGFDDRDGLAALEAALHAK